The sequence ACTAGTCAAAGTCTGTTGTATTGtggaaacatgttaaaaaaattaaataaagctgTGTATCCTGTGCCATAATGTAGATCTGATCTGTTGCTACTGTGAGATGGATTTTACCTGCTGCCTTGTGAGTCAAATCTTCAATGGCACCTTTGGGATATTTGGCAAAAACTCCAGGGCTTGTGGAAAATGTACAGATTAAAGAAAAACATCAACAAATTATGTCCTATTCTCCTTTCTTGCATCTGACCAGCTGATATTCAACTTGATTTGCATGGGGGGGGGACAAATGccatgatttaatcactttgtttacagacagatcaaATAAACCTATTCCAACCAGAAAACTGAATTTGCTCCCTCGTTTGTTTTCAAGCATCCTTATCAATCTGTAGAAAAAAATAATCCAAATTTATTAGTTAGAAGGTGATGGGTACAAATGCATTACTATTTTAGCCCGTTTTCTTTTCAGTATGTGAAATTTCTTGCCAAGCTCACTAAGATCAGAAGGGTTTGCTATAACAGAAAGGTACAGTCATACACATGCATGAGACACCTGCAACCTCTGCTAACTCGTCATGAAATtgttttgcagtaaaaaaaaaaacctgcctcATAACAGGCGATTTACCATTTAAGTGCTACTTGGAGCAATTTAAtgatggaaaaaagaaaatactaaaaataagcaaaaattagtGTAGCTTCAATGATTTATCTTATTTGCGGGTCATTGAGTAAGTTGTTTAATTGAGAATGTTCCAGGTCATTCAATCAGAAGTTTTTAATAACTACCCAatgtgaaaggatagtatttggtgTAAAAAGGCcccataaaacattttatttagtgGGTCGaatacatttgatatgaaaaatgttcaaagtgggctcacattgactggtccaatcacaatggagattaattgtttattgaatacttgagatgttatgaaatgccaaatgtgattgaaattaataGGAAATGGTTAACCTTTTTCTgaagtaattatttttaaaaagtgttaTCTAAATGTATTACCCAAAGCATCTTGCAAAAAATTTTTTCCAAAATTGTTCATTTCGCCCTATAACTATATCACTATAAGGGGGCCTTTTACCAAAATGTAGGGTAAAAGTCACTTTTGCcaccttttattttttattcattttaatcaaaacaaccttccatcattatttattttcacacaaatgatgttgctccatcaatattcagtattatttttacatttcaattttgatacactttttgaccaatgaaaaaGCACATTTGTTTTCCTTAAGTAAGCTTtaagccctgttgtaccctatttACTCTGAatcatgccaaaaacaaaaaatatccagtaagtggcagttctgtggacagaaagccttgttgatgagtgaggtcaacagagaatggccagactggttcgaactgacaaagtctatggtaactccgataactgtACAATTGTGGATGCTATTCtggtttggtgctgttttggcagcaagaggagccctacataatattaggcaggtggttttaatgttgtggctgattggtgtagagTATAGCCTGCATTATCATTTCTGACCTCACCCTTTCTATTTTTAGAGAGACAATTTTGTTCTTTCTTTACTTTGGTGGGGATTACATGTAAAAATGTCTTGTTCCTCATCGACCTTGGCACAAAGTACACCAACTGCCTCCTGCTACACTAATGTCATGATCGTGAAGCTACAAAGAGGAGTCTCTGAGTACTTGAAGATCAAAGGTAACAATTGTCGTCCATATTCATTAACACAGGATGATTCAAATGGGCCTGAACTAAATATAGAAATATTGCATTAACTTTTCAGTTATGAATGAATGACAACCTTTAATGAAAGTATCAGCTAAATGTGGGTACATTCTGGTGTCACATCCAGAAGGTATTGTAATCCATGCACTAATCATATATGCCATGCACTAAGGTGAAGGTAAGCAAAATATTCCACTTGAATAAGACCCAATAATTAATTTTGTGTAAACTAATCTTTTGTCATAGGATGGGATGTTCACCCTCAATGTGGCAACAGGGAGTAAGTTTAATACGTCCTTCCCAGCGTTGTCACTTAGTCTTATTGAGACTTAAtgtgaaattaattaatttgtcttATTTCACTTCTAAAAATGATGTATCTAGTTCTCCTGTAGCTGCTTCAATCCCATCGACTCGCCACCAGTGCTACTATTGAAACCACTCCGGCAATAAAGACTCCTATTACTACACAATCAACAACTCTTGACAACCTCCATGAGTTCAACCATGCATAAATATTAATAGTTATTCCTccccacacttatcacattccTGGTCAGTcatattttttttcctgttcctTCTTATCTCCCTCGTCTAGTTTATCCAAATAAGCCACCAACCATTGTTTCTCAAGATCCTATAGTTGTGGACACCCCATCTGCTATTACTCAGAGATCAGAAGCACCTGTTTACCCAAAACCTCCTAAAACTTGATACCCTAGGCCCAACTTGGTTCTCACCCCCGACCCCACTCAAAGTTAATTTGTGCCACAATATCCAAGGAAACCTATGTTGCCTCCTACCACTGCTCATAAAACCCCTCTCCATTCCCTGGTTTACCCATTAAAACCTACAAGACCTACAAGTATTCCTCAAGAAACAGTGATTTTCACCACACCCATGACCTCTCCTCTGCAATTAGCTCATATGTTTCCTCCCAGCAATTTGGTATATCCTTTACATCCAGGAAAACCTGTATTTTTGCTCCATCAGCATTTTTTGGTCAAGTCCCTCACTGGCCTCATCCCTCCCAAACCCAGCCATGGCCTGATGTGCCCCCAAGATTAAAACCTGCTGAACCACAGGCTTCACCTAAACCAGAATATGCACAAACTATACCTGCCCCTCCAAGCAAGGTAGAACCACATCAGCTCCTCCATTATCCATGGTTCAAACACATCCCACCACATTGTTCAGAAATGCCTTCTTTTCCTACACAAGCCCCCAAGATTATGGATGTCTCCACCAATGAGGCTACTTACTCCAGTTCAACAACGCATTTGGGAAAAGTCTAAAGATGCTGCAGGGTTACACCCTACCAAACACCCCTATCATTCAGTTATTAAGGGTCCTCCTATGAAGCTACACTCTGCCCCACACACCTATCCTCCCCTGCACCCTTCAAAAACACTGAAGTTAATTGCACTTCTGCTCTAAAGAAGACTCCCCAGACTGAGCTTAATTTGCCCCATACACATTCTTTTCACTGTCCTATTTGCTGCTCCGGGCCCCAGTCACCACCACAGCCTACCACTACCACAGCCATCACTATTTTGGTCATCCTTTTCCTGTGTCTTTTCTTGGCACTTCAAGTCTGACCAATATAACAGCCCAAATGCCGCCATTTCCTGTTAGATACGCCAGTTCATCCTTTGTCCCATTTCCCCTTATTCAAGGCATGGGTTGCAATTATGACCAATATTCCCCCTCACATTCTTCAAAAGGTGCTGTTCTACCACCAGACCATGCAGCAATGCAATATTTGGAACCCACTGAGCATCCCCTCAAGCATACTAATGTACCTAATCCTTCAAAGTTTTTGACAAAACTTACTATGTGTCCTCACTTTTTTAGAACATTGGCATCAACTGCTGCTCCTCCACAGTCTGCAATGAAACCTTTtggggccatccaagctgttttCTACATTGTAACAAAATGCACCAATTGCTGAACCTGCAGTTTACCAGGCTGAGCTGCAACAGGATGTTTCCCAATGGGATGCTCCAAACAATGTTggaccatttgttttgtttttttgttttttttacagtgtagttaagTGGCTAGTTGAGCACAAGCTGTTTACAGATTATGACTAGTTCAGAGTTCTTCACCAGGTAGATGGGCACAAGAAACTGGTGTGTTGACtgtataatgttaatatattattggacattataataatttgtatatagTATCTTTCCTTTATTTCTTTATGCATTTTCTCCACCCTTTTTTGATTTGGAAGGTGATGTAAACACCAGGCATAGTTTtgcgcaaaaaaaataaaaatgagacGTTATATTTAATTCCCAAAAGCAAtgttattaattttcattttggaataaTGGGCTGACACGTAAGTGAGCTCTAATCAAGGTTTATGGGCTGGTTATTATaaaaagaaggggaaaaaacatgTTGTGTATCTTCTCTGGGTACATTATATCATTATTACAGATGACCTGGCAGCAAAAGTCAATTTTTATGATAATTTCTATAAAAATTCtgcttaaaactactcaaacaccCATTGCTTTCATAGACTCAttgaaaataagaaaatgcttgtcagagaaatggcaGATATGACTGGTCTGAAACACTTTTAAGGCAGGTCTTAGTGAAGGTTCAATTAAAACTGGGCTAGTAACAATGATATGAATGTTTGATACAGATTACACACATACAGCTGAAAGAGGAGCTGACAGTTTCCTAGGTAAAATGTATTAGAACACTCATAACTGGCTCATCGACTTAAAAAAAGAGGGAAAGCAGCTCTATTCAAAATACAACTCCAGAACACTTGAAATCAACTTAATACATTAATGTTTGATATAAGAACATAATTATACTGCGTGAAGTCAAAGTGATATTCAACACGGTCATCAAAAATGTATACGATCATATTGCAATGAAAAGTTCAAATGGATTCTGTTGGAGCTTCGTTCAGGAGCGGGTGTGGTTATCAAAGATATATAATTATTCAAATCAAAGGAACATTGATTAGAGtcaacattagcttattaatccttcaatTCAACAATCATtaaagataactatcaattatcaaattcaatagaatatgaaTAAGAATTAATAAGAACTTCTTAATTCAAACTACAAAATAAACAGTAATAGGATAGATATGGTAAcagataagcctataatacatgagaagAGGGTagagatgggtgtgtgtgtgtgtgtaaggagagaaGAAGTGCACAAAATGGCAGGCATGGCTCTCATGGAGAGTGCGTCATGTGAGGTTTATGGCctgcgaatgtgggcggagagactgGTTAGTTGGTCTGCCCGTTTAACATGTGTCTCAACTGGTACGATAACTTAGGGAGAAAGCTGGGCTCTATCGCCAAGTTATCTGTTCACCAAATGTGTGCGGGTATGTTCATAGGGGTcgtgtgtgtgcggttagtacgagagagagagaacagtgtGACGTCATTGAAGCCGGTTTAGCGAtcatgggagagaaggcaaccgtTAGCTTTATCATTCAGAGATGTGGTGAATGGCTCGCAATCCATCTGGCACAgtcgttggttctttaatggataaactcgcAATGGTGGAAATGCACAAAGAGCCCAACATGGTTGGaggacaacacagcaaatctaattagtggtaacagtaagttacagtaatacattgagtattattagcagcaatgaacGTACTCGTCGGCctataaactgtacaagcaataaccttgatacacaagaataacacactataataatctatctctgcccagacttAAACCTCTTGAGTTGTGTAAGGAtgtgggtagaatgtgtgttcgtcAGTCGTTTGACTCAGACTTGGTTCCTCAAAGCTCGGGTGATGACAGGAGGCCATTTTCTCGCTCTGTTGCCAGACGGCAGCTGATTCTCGGCAGGTTGGTGGAGAAATCAGCAAAGTTGACTTGattgaagaaggaagagaaatctttctgcacttctgcaggcaaaagggtgagaCTGATTGCTCAGTGGTCTCCTTCAGATCCGTTAGCGTGCTCGGTGGAATACTGAGAATCTGGGCTTGTCCagtgagatggagattgtatttccaaagttcaggtatgtacgttacttccttgggcagcgaggctacacctgggagcagaaGAGCTGCAACTTGACACAGCAAATACTGTCGCTGGAAGCAAGGCTTAGGAAGAATCTCCGGGGGTTTTATACTCTCGATGACATTATGGTTGAGGGACATGTTCTGTTGTGCCAATAGGAGTagagagttcgatccttcagaatttcacactcaggtgtaaagtgagcaaggcttgatgggatctggAGTTTTTTTGGAGTCCCTTTGTTTAATTTTGGTGCTGTTTTTatgttatcaggctttgagtgttcctacaggcctAAGTCAGGCTTTATATGAGGCCCAACAATTCATACTTCTAACAGATAGTATTCACTTAAAGTGATTTTTACTGCTTGCTCAATTAACTTAATTCAAACTTGCTCATGCAACATAATTCTTTAACATTTGGTctcaacttaatttcattgtgtacaaTCCATCTATGTTCACTAAATCCAATTGTGTTGGTActatgtgaataatatttgttgcatcaatgcATTGCTGAAAATAGGGTTCACATTATTCCTGGCATgggattaaattaaattagtacattttaaaattaagtgttatttacatttatttatgcacaAAATGAAACGAGTAGGAGACTTGTTTAGTATTCTGTTATGTTGGGATTTAGAGGAGTTTTTGtcatgttaaatttttttttgagaTTACCATTGTGGAGAAGAGTGGGGTTAACTGTTAGGTCGAAGTTGTGTACATTTCTAATGAATAAGTAGTGTGTATTGCTTTTCTCATGTAGTAAATACTAAGGGGTCATCAGCATAATGACTCGTTGTGGATCTGTAAACTCTTAGCACAACTATACTTGTTATAAAGTACATATATAAAAGACATATaaacactaccattcaaaagtttggggtcacttgactaaaaagtttctcatgatcttaaaaacattttgatctgaaggcatatgcttaaatgtttgaaattagttatttagacaaaaacataattgtgccaacattttaatttatttaattacaaaatttaaatattattaaatgtttatattaaataaaattaaatggatgacttggaccaaataataaataaaagcagccactaagtgcccagcatagatgggaactccttcaatactgtttaaaaagcatcccagggtgattcctcaagaagttggttgagaaaatgtcaagagttcatgtctgcaaaatttaggcaaagggtgaatactctgaagatgctaaaatataaaatagttttgatttattaggATTTTTCTAGTCACAATGtaattccatttctattattccatagttgtgatgactttactattattctaaaatgtgaaataaaaataaagaataagtaagtgaccctaaacttttgaatgttAGTGTATATAATATGCTAATACGTTTGTTGTTTGCTAGCAACAAGCTGCAAggttaaatttgttaaatttgTCAATTTAAGTTATTTGAACTGATCAAATTTAAGTTATTAAGATGAAATCAATTAAAtttttggtatacacagaatttAAGTAAAgcctacattttaatttcataacaaagaaACTAATTTGCATTGTGTGGAACCAATGTCCACAGAATCGTTTTAAGttaaaccaaatttttttttttctcgtttgTGAACTTCAACCTCCATTTGCCCAGTGCCTAGTTTAagagtatacagtatacacaaaccAAATTATTACAAAGCCAATACTGTGTTGATTATCAAAACAGATATAGCTACTCTGTCCTGTCATCATTTTGTGACATTAAAATAGTGTTCTGAGGTTCTCTATGAATGCAGGACATTTAATAGCATCCTGACATGATGGAAACCTGCACAACCCATTATAAAATCACTTTGTTCGTGGTAATAATTAATTGAACtaatatttaattgaatttgtTCACATCTAAATTCTATTAGGGTAAAATGCTGCTGTTGAAAACTTAAAATGCATTGAAAACTAcacctaaaaatatatttttgcctatttttgccTATTAGCATTTCCATCAAATCtaattgtgttatgttaaactaaattacATTATTAAACTTACAATATTTAAtagttatattttattaaagattactcaattacattttatggaattttgttatgcaattgaaatgcgtaaatcttataAAATATATTCTTGAGGCTGTATATGACTGCTGTAGCTCAATTAGCTCAACACTAGCAGAGTGTGCTACTAGCAACAGCAAGGTCATGGGATCTTTTCCCAAGGAATGCATGTAGTGATTAAATGGATAGCTTGAATCccctgtaagtcactttgtatattTTGGAGACTTTTCTATGATGTTTCTCTTCATCAGTGTTTCAGGACGGTAGAGAGCCCAGACTGACCAAGGTAAACATTTTATTGCAGCATTATATTATAAATCAGCCACAGTAACATAATGCCTGTTTTGTTAAAACATATACCTgctttaatataaaacatttactccTGATAGACTGTAGATATGTGTTCAGTTTTTAGCTTGCTGGCATTCTCAGAACTCAACAGGTAAATGAGGACCCTCAACCCTAAAAGAGGACCTAAACAATGTCATCTAAAAGAGTTCATTCGTGGAACGCCACCAGATCAGATATGTTTCTTTTGTCCTGGACAGATCGACACAAGGAGCATTGGCTCTAGAGGAAAGGGTGTTTTTTCTGCCACTACAGCTGCATCTGCAGTTGCATTGGTGGATGGCCCTTCTTGTTTAGCGACCTCCCTCTTGACAACAGGAGCTTACTTTGGCATCACTAACTCGGCTGATTCAGAAGATTCAGCAGAGAGCAGACTGCTTGCAGAAGGGTTATGAAGGCGTGTCAGCTTGTGATGTTTAAGACCGTGGATGGTTGGGTTGTGCTGAGGTCCAGAAGTATGCGCGTGTAGAAGTTGTTGGACTGGCACTTTGGCATTGGTTGCTGGGTTTACAACTTGGGACTGTCAAAAATAAAAGAATAGTGAAAACTTCAAACCCAGTTACAAGATTGAAATCCCTTTCATCTCTGCCTCAGTTTAATCTGTGTCTGAggtttaatcatttttttttcttttgtgaaatattgattattaaatgtaaatgtgatttacTAGTTTTATATTCACATTGTGTTAATGTATGAAGACAAGGAGTTATTTACTGGGTTGAAGATACTGCAGTCAACTTTATTCAGTTTGGCAGAACCTTCAGCTAGACAGAAGCCATGGATCTAAAAATGGTCACCAATATGGATTAGatactttaaaatcaacatgaaatgccATTCACATAATGAAACACCTATTTTAGCTTCACAATTGGACATTTTTCAGGATGAAACAGGATACGAGACAAAAAATGTTGGATGGGATTTGATTTTATCCACCATATTGTATTGGATTATGAAAAGTGGGAATTGCGTACCAAAATGGatgattttaaaaagtaaatccaTCCATTCTGCTTTTGTGATGTTAAAAAGGAACATAATTTCAGAGACAATGTTATTACATCACATCGCACCCTCCCTTTTTCTGTTAAGTTTAATTTATGAAGTATGCTTACAGCAACAGTGTGATTCTGGGGGATGCATATACCATCATCATGACTTGTGCAGTTAGTTCCAATTATGCCATATTCTGCAAAGTACTTGTTTCCACCACCGACAACCTGTACAAAAGATAGAAGAAGACTGGTTAGAGTGCCATATTGTCTTTACTTTAGGAAGATGTACTTTACATTACCTGGTATGCCATTCGTCCAATTTcaaaaagtgcaaatttagtatTTAGTGTATGATTTTTATTGAAATCATCTAATGAGGTTTCAATGAGCTGAATGCCATCTGTGTCATTAAAAGGAATGAGGCGACGGCAGCCTAAACATATATCCTCCTCTGACTCTAGacacaacaaaaaacaaagagcAGACTAAGACCTCACCGTTCCTCACTGTGAAAATAGATTAAAACAACATACTTATTATCATGTTTTGTACTTACCCATCTCTGTTTTACACTTGAATGCCACAACAGAAAGACCTTGAGTTGTATTTGATAGGGCAAAATCACAATCTGCCTCAACTGCCTAGAGGTATACAAGAATGATACTTCTAGATCATTATGTACTAGCAAAACAAACATTAGCAAAGTAAGTGTAAATATACTGAAGCTAGTTAAACAGATCTCACCGTATATTGTTTTTGTCTGACTGGACATTGACTCACTGGTGTCGGATCTAAGACATGACATATTGTTTCTAGCAAGTCCAACTCTAAAAGATATGTGTCCGCTTCACCTGGCTACAAAAAGACATTCAAACCTTAGAACTACATTTATTTAAGCAATAATAGAGAGGCTGTGCTATATTATGGATACAATACCAGCTAAAGGGTGTTCACAATATAGCATGGCTTTGAGTGCCTTATTGTTAAGCAAATTTGACTTAGCAATGTGCATCTTTACACTAGAAGATTCAAGCTAGTGCCTAAACTTAGGCCTCTAGTGGTGCTGCATGGTTGATAGGTGAAAAGCTGATTTGCAACATAACTTTAAAATTGAGAAGAATCTGAACTATTAGTTTAATAAACCTGTATTCAAATACTGTATGAGCTGTATATTCAGAAGTGGTACGTTATTTTGTAGCCTAAAGGCCTCCGATATACTTTCGGAGAAGTAATTCTTCATTCAGGGGTAAACCCTTATGAAAATaaaagagttcatggcaaatttgcaacaaacttgctgcaagtttgccactgatcattttcacatacaaatgagctttgcaCCAACTTGTGGCAAAttatccattgttgccaaaggttcgcCAGAGGTtcgcgaagagctgcaaacttctgctcatttgcatgtgaaaataacatgcGGCTAGTTTAGATGTTTTGTAAGggaaaagaagtttgaaacagtatactatttgcgaacattcagacgcatttagaggtatatttaaatatgaggacactcagtaaaaccttaactaatgagactgtggcagggcagagggcggggccgggtcgtgatcctacacacccggtcccgtattaggctaatcaagcctcctgagagggataaaggtcgactgcagaggatcgtgcgggagagagagattgtttacggacactaatcaagcctcccgagagggataaaggtcgactacatgtccgtaaattatctctctctcccgcacgatcgaccgtaaacgatctctctctctcccgcatgatcctctgcagtcgataatatgggaccgggtgtgtaggatcactacccggccccgccctccgccctgccacagagacaTTAAAATGTGTGACTTTATGCcccattctatgagtagaattcacactaaATCAGTAAAAGATgttttttaaccactcgatgtTAAACATTTGCAAATGGTCTTGTTTACCTTttgaattcatgacgctaatgcactaacatgctggccaaaatatttgataattacacacttttattttaatttatgatgACTCTGATACTACTGATATtgatgtataaaagagtgttaataggaagaatacagacaaaagaatgaagaAATGAGTGTCCTATTTTACATtggacagatgtgtgaatggcaaaAGAGTGAATGGgtacttaagagtatttgagtaggtttattttcttttgtaaactaatacaaataaattctgACATGTTCTTGAAAAATGATATCAAACCCTTTCATTGTACGATTTCGTATTAAGTTTATCGGGGCCTTAAGAGGCCATTTAGACAGCACACGTTCTTCCACTCAAAAAGATAGATGCAACGCATACAACATGTCTTGAGGGGTACTTTTAGAAGTTGACGTTCTTGTTaactgacacagcatctaaaaaacacGAGACGCTGATAAAAACAACTGGAGGTGCCGCAATGGCCAGAGATATTGTCTAGACtattgcatgtttacatagaaaaactatggGAAAAGAGTatagacagacacaaaaacacatttgttgtgAACGACACTTAATTCagaaataatctttaaaaaacgATTGCACAGATAACTCTCAAATCCAAAATGCAAACTTATAGCCTGATATGTGAGTCTTTGCTTTGTAAATTATTTGACACTGTAACTATTGTTGTGAAAAACATTGGTATGATTCATATGTAGCAGAGTTTTATCAAGAAATATATGATTTTAGACTTTGCCACAAATAACACAAACTGAGCCAATTTCTTTCCACACAAacctgtatatttttatattttatgttatttcacATTACCCATAGACTTACCTTGGAGATGATCTTGATTTCCTCAATGCGATTAAGGGCATATTTGTAGCCGTGGGTGTGCTGAGCATTGAGAAAGTCCTGTGCCACCAGAGCCGCTGCTTTGGCCTCTGGGGAGTCACAGGGCAGCAAGATGACGGTGGGCATCACCCCCTGTGCCCATGCCCCTATTACCAGGAGCCCAAGAGCAGCAACTGTAGCCC comes from Xyrauchen texanus isolate HMW12.3.18 chromosome 9, RBS_HiC_50CHRs, whole genome shotgun sequence and encodes:
- the LOC127648789 gene encoding alpha-2-HS-glycoprotein-like isoform X1, with protein sequence MKLWATVAALGLLVIGAWAQGVMPTVILLPCDSPEAKAAALVAQDFLNAQHTHGYKYALNRIEEIKIISKPGEADTYLLELDLLETICHVLDPTPVSQCPVRQKQYTAVEADCDFALSNTTQGLSVVAFKCKTEMESEEDICLGCRRLIPFNDTDGIQLIETSLDDFNKNHTLNTKFALFEIGRMAYQVVGGGNKYFAEYGIIGTNCTSHDDGICIPQNHTVAIHGFCLAEGSAKLNKVDCSIFNPSQVVNPATNAKVPVQQLLHAHTSGPQHNPTIHGLKHHKLTRLHNPSASSLLSAESSESAELVMPK
- the LOC127648789 gene encoding alpha-2-HS-glycoprotein-like isoform X2, with protein sequence MKLWATVAALGLLVIGAWAQGVMPTVILLPCDSPEAKAAALVAQDFLNAQHTHGYKYALNRIEEIKIISKPGEADTYLLELDLLETICHVLDPTPVSQCPVRQKQYTAVEADCDFALSNTTQGLSVVAFKCKTEMESEEDICLGCRRLIPFNDTDGIQLIETSLDDFNKNHTLNTKFALFEIGRMAYQVVGGGNKYFAEYGIIGTNCTSHDDGICIPQNHTVAIHGFCLAEGSAKLNKVDCSIFNPVNNSLSSYINTIPKL